A genomic window from Pseudonocardia broussonetiae includes:
- the dctP gene encoding TRAP transporter substrate-binding protein DctP, with protein MDERSAGTGRRAPRIRAAAALAAVALGAAACGGATGGTQEAGGVEELELQMASFLSPTTAQGQAITWWMEQLEERTGGRVTVEPFWDASLLGAEEVRDGVRDGRVELGNMTYAYTPSDFPITSMVEVPFLGDNIGAQIRALNSLYQSDQAFRGEWEEKQGIKVLSFIGIPPALTGAKEPVTTVDWYRGRTVRASGFFVRALEAVGGNPAAIPVPETYEAMRTGTIEAYGGLILDVITPLSLHEVGGQIHDPGLGHYANSTWTMSMDSWESLSPELRAIIEELNAEFPEQLLIAAERTEDEACTTILESGGSATIFSAEQTQIWRDAIGDAPMRAWMDKAATAGVADPAALYEQFRSIYQEAETGEYADYRSGIERCASR; from the coding sequence ATGGATGAGCGTTCCGCCGGCACCGGCCGACGGGCCCCCAGGATCCGCGCCGCGGCGGCGCTCGCCGCCGTCGCGCTCGGCGCCGCTGCCTGTGGTGGCGCGACCGGTGGCACCCAGGAGGCGGGGGGCGTCGAGGAGCTCGAGCTGCAGATGGCGAGCTTCCTCAGCCCGACCACCGCCCAGGGTCAGGCCATCACCTGGTGGATGGAGCAGCTGGAGGAGCGCACCGGCGGCCGGGTCACCGTCGAGCCCTTCTGGGACGCGTCGCTGCTGGGGGCCGAGGAGGTCCGCGACGGCGTCCGCGACGGCCGCGTCGAGCTCGGCAACATGACCTACGCGTACACCCCGAGCGACTTCCCGATCACCTCGATGGTCGAGGTGCCGTTCCTCGGCGACAACATCGGGGCGCAGATCCGCGCCCTCAACTCCCTGTACCAGAGCGACCAGGCCTTCCGCGGGGAGTGGGAGGAGAAGCAGGGCATCAAGGTCCTGTCCTTCATCGGCATCCCGCCGGCCCTGACCGGCGCCAAGGAACCGGTCACCACGGTCGACTGGTACCGCGGCCGGACCGTCCGCGCCAGCGGCTTCTTCGTCCGCGCCCTCGAGGCCGTCGGGGGCAACCCCGCCGCCATCCCGGTGCCCGAGACCTACGAGGCCATGCGCACCGGCACGATCGAGGCCTACGGCGGGCTGATCCTCGACGTCATCACGCCCCTGAGCCTGCACGAGGTCGGCGGGCAGATCCACGACCCGGGCCTGGGGCACTACGCGAACTCGACCTGGACCATGTCGATGGACTCCTGGGAGTCGCTCAGCCCGGAGCTGCGGGCCATCATCGAGGAGCTCAACGCCGAGTTCCCCGAGCAGCTCCTGATCGCCGCGGAGCGCACCGAGGACGAGGCCTGCACCACGATCCTGGAGTCCGGCGGGTCCGCCACGATCTTCAGCGCGGAGCAGACCCAGATCTGGCGCGACGCCATCGGCGACGCGCCGATGCGGGCGTGGATGGACAAGGCGGCGACCGCGGGCGTCGCCGACCCCGCCGCGCTCTACGAGCAGTTCCGCAGCATCTACCAGGAGGCGGAGACGGGCGAGTACGCCGACTACCGGTCTGGCATCGAGCGATGCGCGAGCCGGTAG
- a CDS encoding TRAP transporter small permease subunit, protein MREPVATTGRAAGLRTALDLLSRWCSWVSGALTLVLLVMLVAEVAVREVVGRSLLGTIELSEVLLVLIVALGAAYAQRTGAHVSTDLVTSRFAPLTAAVIRVSGMLVAAGFLFWTAWASAERGWESFESGEARFGITSVPVWPARLVLPFGLALLALQCLFTARDAWQRRTGDAPPAGPGTVTSSGKEPADVS, encoded by the coding sequence ATGCGCGAGCCGGTAGCCACGACCGGGCGCGCCGCGGGGCTCCGCACCGCGCTCGACCTGCTGTCGCGGTGGTGCTCCTGGGTGTCGGGAGCCCTCACGCTCGTCCTGCTGGTGATGCTGGTGGCCGAGGTCGCCGTGCGCGAGGTCGTCGGCCGGTCGCTGCTCGGCACGATCGAGCTGAGCGAGGTGCTCCTCGTGCTCATCGTCGCCCTCGGCGCCGCCTACGCGCAGCGGACCGGTGCGCACGTGAGCACCGACCTCGTGACCTCCCGGTTCGCCCCGCTCACGGCGGCGGTGATCCGCGTGAGCGGCATGCTGGTCGCCGCCGGGTTCCTGTTCTGGACGGCGTGGGCGAGCGCCGAGCGGGGCTGGGAGTCCTTCGAGTCCGGCGAGGCCCGGTTCGGCATCACCTCGGTGCCGGTCTGGCCCGCGCGGCTCGTGCTGCCGTTCGGGCTCGCCCTGCTCGCGCTGCAGTGCCTGTTCACCGCGCGCGACGCGTGGCAGCGCCGCACCGGGGACGCGCCACCGGCCGGACCGGGCACCGTCACGTCGTCGGGGAAGGAGCCGGCCGATGTCTCCTGA
- a CDS encoding TRAP transporter large permease yields the protein MSPELLLGLVVALLVLLIAAEVPVAFSLLAAGTIGLILLKSSGYATNTLANQPFATTAAFSLVLVPMFVIMGMFVVAAGIAQDVYAVAARTFRRLPGGLGIATVAACAGFAAVTGSSAATVATIGRISISEMRQHGYRTSFAAGIVGASGTLGILIPPSLILVIYGTLTGESIEKLLLAGVIPGVFTAVMYSVVVFIRARKEIGPQYVVLPEDHGDTAGTGGGSGGGTAVDVEVSTRKGLAAFAKVATLFLIVVVGIYSGLFTATESGAIAAFAALLMLVWTSVRRREVRLWPLLKQAFEETTAVSTMIFMLLIGGGVFTFFMVAGGYARDFAQWITELPVSPYLVVVVILLALIPLGMILDGMSILLITVPLTYPVVTELGFDGIWFGILVVKLIEIGLVTPPVGINCYVVAGSSPGVRAEDAFRGVVPFVVMDMITTAILFAFPIITLWLPDLASV from the coding sequence ATGTCTCCTGAGCTCCTGCTCGGCCTGGTGGTCGCGCTGCTGGTCCTGCTCATCGCGGCCGAGGTGCCGGTCGCCTTCTCGCTGCTGGCCGCGGGCACGATCGGCCTGATCCTCCTGAAGAGCTCGGGCTACGCCACGAACACGCTGGCCAACCAGCCCTTCGCCACGACCGCCGCGTTCAGCCTCGTGCTGGTCCCCATGTTCGTGATCATGGGGATGTTCGTCGTCGCGGCGGGCATCGCGCAGGACGTCTACGCGGTGGCCGCCCGGACGTTCCGGCGGCTGCCGGGCGGGCTCGGCATCGCCACGGTCGCGGCCTGCGCCGGTTTCGCGGCGGTGACCGGCTCCAGCGCGGCCACCGTGGCCACGATCGGCCGGATCTCGATCAGCGAGATGCGCCAGCACGGCTACCGCACCTCGTTCGCCGCCGGCATCGTCGGGGCGAGCGGGACGCTGGGCATCCTCATCCCGCCCAGCCTCATCCTGGTCATCTACGGCACGCTCACCGGCGAGTCCATCGAGAAGCTGCTGCTGGCCGGCGTCATCCCCGGCGTCTTCACCGCGGTCATGTACTCCGTGGTGGTCTTCATCCGGGCGCGCAAGGAGATCGGCCCGCAGTACGTCGTGCTCCCGGAGGACCACGGCGACACCGCCGGCACCGGGGGCGGCTCGGGAGGCGGCACCGCGGTCGACGTCGAGGTGTCGACGCGCAAGGGCCTGGCGGCCTTCGCCAAGGTCGCCACGCTGTTCCTCATCGTCGTGGTCGGCATCTACAGCGGGCTGTTCACGGCCACCGAGTCCGGCGCGATCGCCGCCTTCGCCGCCCTGCTCATGCTGGTGTGGACGTCGGTGCGGCGCCGGGAGGTCCGCCTGTGGCCCCTGCTCAAGCAGGCCTTCGAGGAGACCACCGCCGTCAGCACCATGATCTTCATGCTGCTCATCGGCGGCGGCGTGTTCACGTTCTTCATGGTGGCGGGCGGCTACGCCCGGGACTTCGCGCAGTGGATCACCGAGCTGCCGGTGAGCCCCTACCTCGTCGTCGTGGTCATCCTGCTCGCGCTCATCCCGCTCGGGATGATCCTCGACGGGATGTCCATCCTGCTGATCACCGTGCCGCTCACCTACCCCGTCGTCACCGAGCTCGGCTTCGACGGGATCTGGTTCGGCATCCTCGTGGTCAAGCTGATCGAGATCGGCCTGGTCACGCCGCCGGTCGGGATCAACTGCTACGTGGTCGCGGGGTCCTCGCCGGGCGTCCGGGCGGAGGACGCGTTCCGCGGCGTGGTGCCGTTCGTGGTCATGGACATGATCACGACGGCGATCCTGTTCGCGTTCCCGATCATCACGCTGTGGCTGCCGGACCTGGCGTCGGTCTGA
- a CDS encoding carboxymuconolactone decarboxylase family protein produces MARIRMLSAEEFPASLADLVGAGTKTPLELGNIRFYAHRPELAEAYVRFMAELRRPGLLPRRLVELVRLRVAFHNQCRSCMAVRYADGAADGVDEGLVCQLATPDESPDLTPAERAALRFADRLATDHLSIDDATIDDLREHFDEAGIVELGMNVAAFVGYGRLSMALDMVEELPDRYRAPSGALVTPWDDGGADDAVLLGGPVAQE; encoded by the coding sequence GTGGCCCGCATCCGGATGCTGAGCGCCGAGGAGTTCCCCGCGAGCCTGGCGGACCTCGTCGGAGCCGGGACGAAGACCCCGCTCGAGCTGGGGAACATCCGCTTCTACGCCCACCGCCCCGAGCTGGCCGAGGCGTACGTGCGCTTCATGGCCGAGCTGCGGCGTCCGGGGCTGCTGCCGCGACGCCTCGTGGAGCTGGTGCGGCTGCGGGTCGCGTTCCACAACCAGTGCCGCAGCTGCATGGCGGTCCGCTACGCCGACGGCGCGGCCGACGGGGTGGACGAGGGGCTGGTCTGCCAGCTCGCCACCCCGGACGAGTCCCCCGACCTGACCCCGGCCGAGCGCGCGGCGCTGCGCTTCGCCGACCGGCTGGCCACCGACCACCTCTCCATCGACGACGCCACCATCGACGACCTGCGGGAGCACTTCGACGAGGCCGGGATCGTGGAGCTGGGCATGAACGTCGCCGCCTTCGTCGGCTACGGCCGGCTGTCGATGGCGCTCGACATGGTCGAGGAGCTGCCCGACCGCTACCGGGCCCCCAGCGGCGCGCTGGTCACACCCTGGGACGACGGGGGTGCCGACGACGCCGTGCTGCTGGGCGGCCCGGTCGCGCAGGAGTGA
- a CDS encoding ferredoxin produces the protein MRVEVDRKACAGHGQCSATAPAVYELDDDGFCLPVVAVPPGAEDDAEAGAAACPEQAIEVTP, from the coding sequence GTGCGCGTCGAGGTGGACCGGAAGGCCTGTGCCGGGCACGGGCAGTGCAGCGCGACCGCCCCGGCCGTCTACGAGCTCGACGACGACGGCTTCTGCCTGCCCGTCGTGGCCGTGCCGCCGGGCGCCGAGGACGACGCGGAGGCGGGCGCGGCGGCGTGCCCGGAGCAGGCCATCGAGGTGACCCCGTGA
- a CDS encoding cytochrome P450: MREWTEPPHIATMTKVADYREIDEILRSKDFRQGSHTESRPLFGGSLLLLDGPEHRERRRLENPLFDRAALMSYDHEALGPVIDQVVEECRALADGDGRVHADLVPLVRTMLHRISAATTGIDGVDTPERTERFRFFVDRLGAAATVEWSTEDHDEVLAEGLRLRAEFVEEFFGPSEERRKDLVAGFRAGRVTREELPVDLLTLLHLHRDDAWDAELPLREATLFLVAATQTTTHTLPHALLHLLDWVRDHPGDRARATEPDFLRRVVDESLRLHQPAPTLLRYATSAVTLASGRRIAEGERVALLFTPANRDPGLFGSDADEFDPYRATPPGIRPWGLTFGSGPHVCVGRPLVTGLAKRDGEQPTEGTMLRILRALLRAGVELDPDRPPVRNPSSTHDNYSSMPVVLTALGR, translated from the coding sequence ATGAGGGAGTGGACGGAACCGCCGCACATCGCGACGATGACCAAGGTCGCGGACTACCGGGAGATCGACGAGATCCTGCGGTCGAAGGACTTCCGCCAGGGGTCGCACACCGAGAGCCGTCCGCTGTTCGGGGGATCGCTGCTCCTGCTCGACGGCCCCGAGCACCGGGAGCGGCGCCGCCTCGAGAACCCGCTGTTCGACCGCGCCGCCCTGATGTCCTACGACCACGAGGCGCTGGGTCCGGTCATCGACCAGGTGGTCGAGGAGTGCCGCGCGCTGGCCGACGGGGACGGCCGCGTGCACGCCGACCTGGTCCCGCTGGTGCGGACCATGCTGCACCGCATCTCCGCGGCCACCACCGGGATCGACGGCGTCGACACCCCCGAGCGGACCGAGCGCTTCCGCTTCTTCGTCGACCGGCTGGGTGCGGCGGCCACCGTCGAGTGGTCGACCGAGGACCACGACGAGGTGCTCGCCGAGGGCCTGCGTCTGCGCGCGGAGTTCGTCGAGGAGTTCTTCGGGCCCTCGGAGGAGCGCCGCAAGGACCTCGTCGCGGGGTTCCGCGCCGGGCGCGTCACCCGTGAGGAGCTCCCGGTCGACCTGCTGACGCTGCTGCACCTGCACCGGGACGACGCCTGGGACGCCGAGCTCCCGCTGCGGGAGGCGACGCTGTTCCTCGTCGCTGCCACCCAGACGACGACGCACACGCTGCCGCACGCGCTGCTGCACCTGCTGGACTGGGTGCGCGACCACCCCGGGGACCGGGCCCGGGCGACGGAGCCCGACTTCCTGCGCCGGGTGGTCGACGAGTCGCTGCGGCTGCACCAGCCGGCCCCGACGCTGCTGCGCTACGCGACGAGCGCGGTCACCCTCGCCTCCGGGCGCCGGATCGCCGAGGGCGAGCGGGTGGCCCTGCTGTTCACCCCGGCCAACCGGGACCCCGGGCTGTTCGGGTCCGACGCGGACGAGTTCGACCCGTACCGCGCGACGCCGCCGGGGATCCGGCCGTGGGGGCTGACGTTCGGCAGCGGACCCCACGTGTGCGTCGGGCGCCCGCTGGTGACCGGCCTCGCCAAGCGCGACGGCGAGCAGCCGACGGAGGGCACCATGCTGCGGATCCTGCGCGCGCTGCTGCGGGCCGGCGTGGAGCTCGACCCGGACCGGCCGCCGGTCCGGAACCCCTCGAGCACCCACGACAACTACTCGAGCATGCCCGTGGTCCTCACCGCGCTCGGGCGCTGA
- a CDS encoding carboxymuconolactone decarboxylase family protein produces MQVDEVVTPGGRRVAAWLPEGSGLPGLERRSAKFVEGLARVGDVLDADGALPRATKLLFAAAVCAVKRDAGLVGHHVAAAAAAGLPREHAEGAVVGLLISRGVEPHRLLAEAVERTYGPPEGEPGAPGDADVPGAYAYFERYFGFVPDYVELLGERAGPALEGYFLMREAALAETPLPPRDMELLLCAVNAGEYQARFVTIHARGARSAGATEEQLVEAALTAMPFAGVASWLPAAQGILESREPA; encoded by the coding sequence GTGCAGGTCGACGAGGTCGTGACCCCGGGCGGTCGACGGGTGGCGGCGTGGCTGCCCGAGGGGTCCGGGCTGCCGGGCCTGGAGCGGCGCTCGGCCAAGTTCGTGGAGGGCCTCGCGCGGGTCGGGGACGTTCTCGACGCCGACGGGGCCCTGCCCCGGGCCACGAAGCTGCTGTTCGCCGCCGCGGTCTGCGCGGTGAAGCGGGACGCCGGCCTCGTCGGGCACCACGTCGCCGCGGCGGCCGCCGCCGGGCTGCCCCGCGAGCACGCCGAGGGTGCGGTCGTCGGGCTGCTGATCTCCCGCGGGGTCGAGCCGCACCGGCTGCTGGCCGAGGCCGTCGAGCGGACCTACGGTCCGCCGGAGGGGGAGCCGGGCGCGCCCGGTGACGCCGACGTGCCCGGCGCGTACGCCTACTTCGAGAGGTACTTCGGCTTCGTGCCGGACTACGTCGAGCTGCTCGGCGAGCGGGCGGGACCGGCGCTGGAGGGCTACTTCCTCATGCGGGAGGCGGCGCTCGCCGAGACGCCGCTGCCCCCGCGCGACATGGAGCTGCTGCTGTGCGCGGTCAACGCGGGGGAGTACCAGGCGCGGTTCGTGACGATCCACGCCCGGGGCGCCCGCAGCGCGGGGGCGACCGAGGAGCAGCTGGTGGAGGCCGCGCTCACCGCGATGCCGTTCGCCGGCGTCGCGTCCTGGCTGCCGGCGGCCCAGGGGATCCTGGAGTCCCGCGAGCCCGCCTGA
- a CDS encoding crotonase/enoyl-CoA hydratase family protein, with protein sequence MTSTADRRTGTEEGLRVEHRDGVAVLTIDRPARRNAIDLPTARAISDALDELDSDPALRVAVLCGTGSVFSAGMDLKAFAETGERPVVEGRGGFGIVARPPSKPVIAAVEGAALGGGFEIVLACDLVVAAAGATFGLPEVRRGLTASGGGLIRLPRRLPRNLAMEAALTGAALTAARCAELGLVNRVVPDGTARAAALELAAEIARNAPLAVRVSKEVVHRSAQWSEDEAFARQEPLVDPVRRSADAREGARAFAEKRAPRWEGR encoded by the coding sequence ATGACCAGCACCGCGGACCGGCGGACGGGGACGGAGGAGGGCCTGCGCGTCGAGCACCGGGACGGCGTCGCGGTGCTGACGATCGACCGCCCCGCCCGGCGGAACGCCATCGACCTCCCGACCGCGCGGGCCATCAGCGACGCCCTCGACGAGCTCGACTCCGACCCCGCCCTGCGGGTCGCGGTGCTGTGCGGGACCGGGAGCGTCTTCTCGGCCGGGATGGACCTCAAGGCGTTCGCCGAGACCGGGGAGCGGCCGGTGGTCGAGGGCCGCGGGGGCTTCGGGATCGTCGCCCGGCCGCCGTCGAAGCCGGTGATCGCGGCCGTCGAGGGGGCCGCGCTGGGCGGCGGGTTCGAGATCGTGCTCGCCTGCGACCTCGTGGTCGCCGCGGCGGGCGCCACCTTCGGCCTGCCCGAGGTCCGCCGCGGGCTCACGGCGTCGGGCGGCGGCCTCATCCGGCTGCCCCGGCGGCTCCCGCGCAACCTCGCGATGGAGGCCGCGCTCACCGGCGCGGCGCTGACCGCGGCCCGGTGCGCCGAGCTGGGCCTGGTCAACCGCGTGGTGCCGGACGGGACGGCCCGTGCCGCCGCGCTGGAGCTGGCCGCGGAGATCGCGCGGAACGCGCCGCTGGCGGTGCGGGTCTCCAAGGAGGTCGTCCACCGCAGCGCGCAGTGGTCCGAGGACGAGGCGTTCGCCCGGCAGGAGCCGCTGGTGGACCCGGTGCGGCGCTCCGCGGACGCCCGCGAGGGCGCGCGGGCGTTCGCCGAGAAGCGCGCCCCGCGCTGGGAGGGCCGCTGA